Proteins encoded by one window of Rhodobacteraceae bacterium IMCC1335:
- a CDS encoding TIGR02217 family protein, with translation MSFHEVQFPTTISFGSFGGPERRTEIVTLSNGYEERSTPWAHSKRRYDAGLGMRSLDDIADLIAFFEARAGCLHGFRWKDWGDFKSCLPSQEIGFNDQVIGIGDGQQREFALSKSYISGEGRYARPICKPVIGSVVAAIQGEPQFETRHFELDSSSGLLKFLTPPASGLDVTAGFEFDVPVRFDTDIIETSLAHFEAGELPRVPVIELRL, from the coding sequence ATGTCATTTCATGAAGTGCAATTTCCCACCACGATCAGCTTTGGCTCATTTGGAGGCCCCGAACGGCGTACCGAAATCGTCACGCTGAGCAATGGTTATGAGGAACGGAGCACGCCTTGGGCCCATTCAAAACGGCGCTACGATGCGGGTTTGGGGATGCGATCGCTTGATGATATCGCCGATTTAATCGCGTTTTTTGAAGCCCGCGCCGGGTGTCTACACGGGTTCCGTTGGAAAGATTGGGGTGATTTCAAATCTTGCCTGCCCAGTCAGGAAATCGGGTTTAATGACCAAGTAATCGGGATCGGTGACGGGCAACAGCGGGAATTTGCCTTATCAAAATCTTATATTTCTGGCGAGGGCCGCTATGCGCGCCCCATTTGCAAACCTGTAATCGGATCGGTTGTGGCCGCCATTCAAGGCGAGCCGCAATTTGAAACGCGGCATTTTGAATTGGACTCGAGCAGCGGCCTTTTGAAATTTCTTACTCCGCCCGCCTCCGGTTTGGATGTAACAGCGGGGTTCGAATTTGATGTGCCCGTGCGCTTTGACACAGATATAATAGAAACCAGCCTGGCACATTTTGAGGCGGGCGAATTGCCGCGCGTGCCAGTTATTGAGCTGCGCCTATGA
- a CDS encoding DUF2163 domain-containing protein: protein MTQPPLYQALQQGLTSICRAWAITRRDGVRFGFTDHDRPLFFAGLEFRAESGLSAMNLSQTTGLSVDNTEALGVLWDDGVSEADIAAGKFDEAKVEAWLVNWANPEQIQLEFSGLIGEIQRKGGAFQAELRGLTALLNKPVARVYSASCSALLGDQACGFDLTTPGFVTSVALSRVTEQGALELFDLPAFDDGCFEHGTLKAVNGKARGYQGLVKRDQRLNAHRLIELWEPPSLGFEQGDLLELTMGCDKRFETCRVKFDNALNFRGFPDIPSSDWLLINPAQHAVSDHGSRR, encoded by the coding sequence ATGACGCAGCCACCGCTTTATCAGGCCTTGCAGCAGGGCCTCACCAGTATTTGCAGAGCTTGGGCAATCACAAGACGCGACGGGGTGCGGTTTGGCTTTACCGATCACGATCGACCGCTCTTTTTTGCAGGGTTGGAATTTCGCGCCGAAAGCGGCTTGTCAGCGATGAACCTATCCCAAACGACAGGGCTGTCGGTTGATAATACCGAAGCCTTGGGGGTCTTATGGGATGACGGGGTGAGCGAAGCGGATATTGCGGCCGGCAAGTTTGATGAAGCCAAAGTAGAGGCATGGCTGGTGAATTGGGCCAACCCAGAGCAAATTCAGCTGGAATTCTCGGGGCTGATTGGCGAGATTCAACGCAAAGGGGGCGCGTTTCAGGCCGAATTACGCGGCCTGACCGCTTTGTTGAACAAGCCTGTGGCGCGGGTCTACAGCGCCAGTTGTAGCGCGCTTCTGGGGGATCAAGCCTGCGGTTTTGATTTGACAACGCCGGGGTTCGTGACTTCGGTGGCGTTATCGCGCGTCACCGAGCAGGGCGCGTTAGAGCTGTTTGATCTGCCCGCATTTGACGATGGGTGTTTCGAACATGGCACGCTGAAGGCTGTCAACGGCAAAGCGCGGGGCTATCAGGGCTTGGTGAAGCGCGATCAGCGTTTAAACGCGCATCGTTTGATCGAGCTTTGGGAGCCGCCAAGCCTTGGCTTTGAGCAGGGCGATCTTCTCGAGCTTACCATGGGCTGCGATAAACGCTTTGAAACCTGCCGGGTAAAATTTGACAATGCGCTTAATTTCCGTGGCTTTCCCGATATTCCCTCAAGCGATTGGCTGCTTATTAATCCCGCCCAGCACGCCGTATCGGATCACGGCAGCCGCAGATGA
- a CDS encoding peptidase, whose product MSKPDMIVSAARAWLGTPFHHQASCRGVGADCLGLIRGVWRAQIGAEPAPIPPYSPAWGTLQPQELLWQNLQKYFLSMTLEMQPDGRLQNGAVIPDGSLLLFRLIAKGAANHLGIAAQRAGRPSFIHACHVKGVCEVDLTFKWRRRAVAIFRFPQRGF is encoded by the coding sequence ATGTCAAAGCCCGATATGATTGTATCTGCGGCGCGTGCCTGGCTGGGCACCCCCTTTCATCATCAAGCCTCGTGCCGCGGTGTTGGCGCAGATTGCTTGGGGCTGATCCGAGGGGTCTGGCGGGCGCAAATTGGCGCAGAGCCTGCTCCAATTCCGCCCTATTCGCCGGCTTGGGGCACCTTGCAACCCCAAGAATTGCTTTGGCAAAATTTGCAAAAATATTTTTTGAGCATGACGCTTGAAATGCAACCAGATGGCCGTTTGCAAAACGGAGCTGTGATCCCGGATGGCAGCCTTTTGTTGTTTCGCCTGATCGCGAAAGGGGCCGCCAATCATTTGGGTATTGCCGCGCAGCGTGCCGGCCGGCCAAGCTTCATTCATGCCTGCCATGTGAAAGGGGTCTGCGAAGTCGATTTAACGTTTAAATGGCGCCGCCGCGCGGTGGCGATCTTTCGTTTCCCACAGCGAGGTTTTTAA